In the genome of Macellibacteroides fermentans, one region contains:
- a CDS encoding MBL fold metallo-hydrolase, whose product MKIELIESGYFLADGGAMFGAIPKAAWKRRYPCNDENQCRLTMRCVLVRTGCGRVILVDTGAGNKQLKALSYYKFSELIDLEEALLKKGVTADMVTDVVLSHLHFDHCGYATVKDPSSHSARPAFPNATYWVGETQWNNFIHPTPLEADAYFPENLLPVEESGKLSLVSEDTYLCQEVSLRLYNGHTPGQLAVYMNHPSGTVVFAGDVIPLAASVSAEWISAYDTYPVISYHEKVRMLEEAVLQNQILIYCHDAYTACSTIKKINNFYRVDKKIALQDGELPQCQ is encoded by the coding sequence GCCTGGAAAAGACGTTATCCATGCAACGACGAAAATCAATGTCGTCTCACCATGCGGTGCGTATTGGTAAGAACCGGATGCGGCAGGGTGATATTGGTCGACACAGGCGCCGGCAACAAACAACTAAAGGCTTTGTCTTATTATAAATTCTCGGAGTTGATTGATCTGGAAGAGGCTCTTTTAAAGAAAGGAGTGACGGCAGACATGGTGACGGACGTGGTACTTTCGCATCTGCATTTCGACCATTGCGGATATGCGACGGTAAAAGATCCATCCTCCCACTCGGCACGACCGGCCTTCCCCAATGCCACCTATTGGGTTGGCGAGACTCAATGGAACAACTTTATCCACCCCACCCCTTTGGAAGCAGATGCCTACTTTCCTGAAAACCTGCTGCCTGTTGAGGAATCGGGGAAGCTTTCCCTTGTATCTGAAGACACCTATCTGTGCCAGGAGGTATCGTTGCGTCTGTACAACGGCCATACACCCGGTCAGCTTGCCGTATACATGAATCATCCTTCGGGTACCGTAGTATTTGCAGGAGATGTGATCCCGCTGGCCGCTTCGGTATCCGCAGAGTGGATTTCGGCTTACGACACCTATCCTGTAATATCCTATCACGAAAAAGTACGTATGCTGGAAGAGGCTGTGCTGCAAAACCAGATTTTGATCTATTGCCACGATGCCTATACGGCCTGTAGCACCATAAAAAAGATAAATAACTTTTACAGGGTGGATAAAAAAATAGCATTGCAGGATGGTGAGCTCCCGCAATGCCAGTAA
- a CDS encoding carbohydrate-binding family 9-like protein: MKRLKVPYLKTLDVLDLTSIGFLMEEKAHRESIDVINWDAYPYKPIVAFDVARGDKDLYIRYFVKGNSLRAIHMADNSPVHQDSCVEFFMQVPGESTYMNFEFNCIGTCDAARRRSRQDKTSLTEEEYARIRRQSSLKHTAFDEIQGVQSWELIVAIPFSLMGLDPNFLPEKIMANFYKCADNTAYPHFVSWNPIDLPEPDFHCPRFFGELYF, translated from the coding sequence ATGAAACGATTAAAGGTTCCTTATTTGAAGACACTAGATGTCCTCGATTTAACATCCATCGGTTTTCTGATGGAAGAAAAAGCCCATCGCGAAAGTATTGACGTCATAAATTGGGATGCTTATCCCTATAAGCCCATTGTCGCTTTTGATGTGGCAAGAGGAGATAAAGATTTGTATATCCGTTACTTTGTAAAGGGTAATTCGCTGCGTGCTATCCATATGGCTGATAATTCACCTGTGCATCAGGACAGCTGTGTTGAGTTTTTTATGCAGGTTCCGGGTGAGTCAACTTACATGAATTTCGAGTTCAACTGTATTGGCACCTGCGATGCGGCACGAAGACGTTCCCGTCAGGATAAAACGTCTCTCACAGAAGAGGAGTATGCGCGCATCAGAAGACAATCCTCCCTCAAGCACACAGCCTTTGATGAAATTCAAGGTGTGCAGTCGTGGGAACTGATTGTTGCCATCCCATTTTCGCTGATGGGGCTGGATCCGAATTTCCTGCCTGAGAAGATCATGGCCAACTTCTATAAATGTGCCGATAATACGGCTTATCCACATTTTGTAAGCTGGAATCCCATCGACCTTCCGGAACCCGACTTCCATTGTCCGCGGTTTTTCGGAGAGCTTTATTTTTAA
- a CDS encoding LysE family translocator: MLGIVSKGIIIGILVSAPMGPVGMLCVQRTLNKGRLHGLVTGLGATLSDIVYAILTCLGMGVVVNFVEANQAPLQLLGSIVLGVFGYYIFQTNPVRSLRKQQEKKLSFTQDFITAFFLTFSNVLIVLLYIGLFARFGFVLPEHSLWTLAMGIGGIGIGAISWWFFITYIISKLRKWFNIRGIGVMNRIVGFIIVALSILGAVSVIWPSFLNLPMLHIY, from the coding sequence ATGCTTGGAATCGTAAGTAAAGGAATAATTATAGGAATTTTAGTCTCTGCCCCCATGGGGCCTGTTGGAATGCTATGCGTGCAAAGGACCTTAAACAAAGGTCGTTTACATGGGTTGGTAACCGGTTTGGGTGCTACTTTGTCGGATATTGTCTATGCGATACTTACCTGTCTTGGTATGGGTGTGGTGGTAAACTTTGTGGAAGCAAACCAGGCGCCACTTCAGTTGCTGGGCAGTATTGTGCTGGGGGTATTCGGATATTATATTTTCCAGACCAATCCGGTACGAAGTCTTCGCAAGCAGCAGGAGAAAAAACTTTCCTTTACGCAAGATTTTATTACAGCCTTTTTCCTTACCTTTAGCAATGTGCTTATAGTACTCCTTTATATAGGTCTTTTCGCCCGGTTCGGATTTGTATTGCCCGAACATTCTCTCTGGACCTTAGCAATGGGTATAGGCGGGATAGGTATTGGAGCGATTAGCTGGTGGTTTTTTATTACGTATATAATATCGAAATTAAGAAAGTGGTTTAATATCCGGGGGATTGGTGTTATGAACAGGATTGTTGGTTTTATTATCGTTGCGCTTTCTATTTTGGGAGCAGTTTCTGTAATATGGCCCTCTTTCCTTAATCTGCCAATGCTTCATATCTATTAA